The genomic DNA CACTTCATCTTGTCGTGGGTGATGGTCTGGATTTCCTCGTCCATCAGCGCTTCGATCTCGTGCGAACGGGCGTTGCCGATGATGATCAGGCGCACGTAATCGCAGATGAAAGCGGTCAGTTCCTTGTTCTTCAGAACCGTCGGGGCCGACTGGAAGATCGAAGATTCCTCGGGGTTGTCGATGTGGCTTTCGATCTCGTTGCGCGACTTGGTGCGCAGGTCGCGCATCAGCGAATAGAGAACGCCGAGTGTGTCGAGATATTCGCGCTCTTTCGGCACCTTGTGGCGAAAGGCTTCGCCGAGCGCCTTGCCGGTATCCTTCACCACCTTCATGGAGTTGGCCATGATGAAACCGCCGACGCCGGCGCCACCGATGATCAACAGTTCGAAGGGCTGGTTGAGGACTTCCATGTGGCCGCCCATCGCCAGATAGCCGCCGAGGATACAGCCGAACGTCACAAGAAGCCCGATGATGATATTCATTTTCGATACCTGCCGCGATCTTATTTTCCGCTAACGGGATACGGTTTCATCCTTGCGTGAGGCTGGCCGGTCCTGGCGACAAGGCCACCTGGCGGAACAGGTTCGCGCAAGGCTGTCCGGTCAGGATTTGTCAGGGCAGGCTCAGGGGCTGCCTGTCTCATTCCGGCAGGGGCGGAGCGATCGTGACCACGACCTATACGAGCTACAAGCTGATTACGGCCGACTTGACGAAGTCGCTGGCCCGCGTTGCCGAGCAGCCGGATGTGGCGCGCGAGACCGCGTACTATCTGTCGAAGATCGGCGACGTCAAAACGATCGACGACTTCTTTGCCGATACCCGCCTCTACAATTACGCGATGAAGGCGCATGGCCTGGAAGACATGGCCTATGCCAAGGCCTTCATGCGCAAGGTGCTGACCGAAGGCGTCGACAACGAAGATGCCTTTGCCAACAAGCTGACCGACAACCGTTACAAGCAGCTCGTCGAATCGCTGAATTTTGCCGCCCACGGCGCGGCCGCCACATCCTTCGACCGTGCGCAGAAGGGCGTCGCAGAAAAATACACGCGCCAGACCTTGGAACAGGACGCAGGCGAAGAGAATGCCGGCGTCAGGCTTGCCCTTTATTTTTCGCGCATGGCGCCGACGATCAACAGCGGCTACGCCATCATCGCCGATGAGGCGATTGCCCAGGTGGTGCGCACGGCCCTGCAGCTGCCCGACGAATTCGCAGCGACCAATGTCGATCGCCAGGCCGAAACCTATGAACAGGCGCTCGATTTCAAGGACTTCCAGGACCCGACCAAGGTAGCCGAGTTTCTCGACCGGTTCACCGCGCTCTGGGAAACCAAAAATTCAACGGACGGTTATGATCCGCTCGCGGTCTTCGGCTCATCGAGCGGCTACGGCATTTCTTCCGATCTTCTCCTGTCCATCAACAGCCTGAAACTCGGGGGAAACTGAGCGTGCAAACCGGTCTTTACGTCGCGATTTCGTCGCAGATGGCGCTTGAAAAGCGCCTCAATACGCTTGCCGACAACATCGCGAACGCCAACACCGTCGGCTTCCGCGGCACCGAGGTGAAGTTCAACGAGATGCTCGGCGACACGAAGCCGACCAAGGTTGCCTACGTCAACAAGGGCGAGGAGTTCCTGAACACCAGCAACGGTTCGCTGACGCGCACCGGCTCGGCGCTCGACTTCGCCGTCAAGGGCGATGCCTGGTTCCAGATCGAGACGCCCGCCGGCCCGGCGCTGACGCGCGACGGGCGGTTCACGCTGACGGATACCGGCGAACTCGTCACCATTCGCGGCTATCCGGTTCTCGACGCCGGCGGCGCGCCGATCCAGCTCAACGGCAACGGCGGCGACATCACCGTCGGCGCCGATGGTGCGCTTCACCAGAACGGTGTCGCGGTCGCCTCGCTCGGCCTTTACGAGGCCGATTTCAGCAAGGGTTTCATCCGTCTCGACAACAGCGCCGTTCAGCCGGCGGCACAGGTCGAGCCGGTCGTCGACCGTTTCGATGTAGGCGTCATGCAGGGCTTCCTCGAGGAGTCCAACGTCAATGCCATTCAGGAAATGTCGCAGCTGATCATGGTCACCCGCGCCTTCGACAACATCACCGCCCTGCTGCGCGACAGCGAAGGATCGCTCGAAGAAGCGGTCAAGACGCTTGGCGGCAGCCGCTAATCTGTGACGGACATCGGCATGCAAAGCGAAGGCCAGAAAACGAGCACGGGATCGACATCTCTGGCGGCACTTGCCGGCCTGGTCGAACGCTATGCCAAACCCGAATTCTCGATCGCGCCCGGCGGTCACGTCCAGACGATCTCGCCTGGCCACTATACGGTGACTGGCCTGTCGCGGCATGTCCGGCTCGGCGATTTCGTCGCCCACAAGAGCGTCACCGGAACCCATCTCGGCGAGGTCGTTCGGGTCGAGCCGGAGCGGGTGGTCGTCTGCCCGATCGAGCCCGGCGATCCGATCGGCATCCACGACACGGTCATTCGCAAGGGCGCCTTCCGTGTCGCGCCGACCGACCAATGGTGCGGCCGCGCGATCAATGCGCTCGGCGAGCCGATCGATGGTCTCGGACCTCTCCAGCAGGGCGACGTGCGCCGCTCGATCACCAACACCGCGCCGCCGTCGATGACGCGCAAGCGAGTCGAGAAGGGCTTCCTGACCGGCGTGCGCGCGATCGACATTTTTTCGCCGCTCTGCCTTGGCCAGCGTCTCGGCATCTTTGCCGGTTCGGGCGTCGGTAAGTCGACGCTGCTCTCCATGCTGGCGCGCGCCGATGCCTTCGACAAGGTGGTGATCGCGCTGGTCGGCGAACGTGGCCGTGAAGTGCGCGAATTCATCGAGGATACGCTGGGCGATAATCTGGCGAAGTCCGTCGCGGTCGTCGCGACCAGCGACGAAAGCCCGATGCTGCGCAAGATGGCGCCGCTGACCGCCGTCACCATCGCCGAGCATTATCGTGACAACGGCGACAATGTTCTTCTGATCGTCGACAGCGTCACCCGCTTCGCCCACGCGATCCGCGAGGTCGCAACCGCGTCCGGCGAGCCGCCGATCGCGCGCGGCTATCCGGCCTCGGTCTTCACCGAACTGCCGCGCCTTCTGGAGCGCGCCGGCCCCGGCACCGAAGGCGCCGGCACGATCACGGCGATCATCTCCATCCTCGTCGACGGCGACAACCACAACGATCCCGTCGCCGACTCGACGCGCGGTATCCTCGATGGGCACATCGTGCTCGAGCGCAGTCTTGCGGAGGAGGGGCGGTATCCGCCGATCAATCCGCTCGCCTCTATCTCGCGCCTGGCGCGCAAGGCCTGGACCCCCGACCAGGAGAAGCTGGTCTCGCGCCTGAAGGCGCTGATCCACCGCTTCGAAGAGACCCGCGACCTTCGCCTGATCGGCGGCTATCGCCCGGGTGGCGATCCGGATCTCGACATGGCGATCAAGCAGGTGCCGGTCATCTACGAGGTACTGACGCAGACCGCCGGTGAGCGCCCGGCACAGGATGCCTTTTCCGATCTCGCCAACGCGCTGAAGGCGGCGGCGATGGGCAATCAGCCGGGTGCGAGAGCGAGGTGATGACCATGACCGATTATGATGCGGACGAGATGGTACATCAGCGCAAGCGCAGCCGCATGCCGATGACCGACAAGTTCCTGGCCGCGACCGGCGTGGCGCTTGCCGCTTTCGCGACCTTCTTTCCCTGGTATGCCTTCTTCCACCAGGACAAGTTCACCATGCCGCCTTTGTGGCAGGGCTCTACCCGTGATCTGCCGGAACGCACCGCGCGCAACGTCGTCTCGGTTTCTCCGCTCGCCATGCCCGACGCGGACGGCGACACCGTGGCCGCCATCGACCAGTTGACGACGGCGACCGTGCCGGGCATCGGCGCTGGTCCGGGACCGGAAGGTACGGCTGCCGAAGAGGGACTGTCGCAGCCCTTTCCCGGCAAGTCCGGCTTCAAGCTGATGCATGTCGCCAACGGCCGGGCGCTGATCGAGGATGCCAGCGGCATGTATATCGTGCGCATCGGCTCGGTTCTGCCCGACAACACGCGTCTTGCCACGCTCGAGCAGCGGGATGGCCACTGGGTCATGATCACCTCGTCCGGCGAAATGTACCAGGCCAACTGACGTAGACCCGCATTCCTTGCCCGTGACCGCCGCGCCATCTCTGACGGATGACGCGGCTTTCCGTCTTTTGCAGGCGATCTCCGACAGCAGAGGCCCCGATCCCTTGGGCATCGCTTTCCGACGAAAGTCCCACGCAAGATTACCGGCCTAGGTTCGCATCACCAAGCATGGAGCTTTTGATGCAACCGATTCAGCTTTTCGAACTCGCGTCCCGGCAGGCCCAGTGGCTGACCGTTCGCCAGAACGTGGTGGCCGGCAACATCGCCAATGCGAACACGCCGCACTACAAGGCCAAGGACGTCAAGCCGTTCGAAAGCGTGCTGCAGGACGCCGGCATCCAGATGGCGGCGACCAACAAGATGCACTTCACGGACGGCCTCGCAGCCTCTCAGGTGGCTGAAGTCGGCATGGTCGACGGTGTGCAGATCCAGCAATCCGGCAACAGCGTCGCGATCGAGCAGGAAATGATGAAGACCGGCGAAATCAAGCGCGACTACGAGCTCTCCGCCGGCCTTGTGAAGGCCTTTCACCGAATGATGCTAATGGCGGTACGGAAGTAAGAACCATGGATCCATTGACCTCGGCCCTCAAGGTATCGGCCTCCGGCCTGCAGGCGGAATCGACTCGCCTGCGCATCGTCTCCGAAAACATCGCCAACGCCCGCTCCACCGGCGATACGCCGGGCGCGGATCCCTATCGCCGCAAGACCATCAGCTTTGCAGCCGAAGTGGACCGCGCAAGCGGCGCCTCGCTGGTCGAGATTGAGCGGCAGGGCACGGACGATTCGGATTTCAACATCGAGTTCGATCCGGGCAATCCGGCCGCCAACGAAAAGGGCATGGTCAAGCTGCCGAACGTCAACATCCTGGTGGAGATGGCCGATATGCGCGAAGCCAACCGCGCCTATGAGGCGAACCTCCAGACCATCAAGCAGTCCCGCGACCTGATTTCCCAGACAATCGACCTGTTGAGAGCCTCGCAATAATGATCGATGCAGTTAAATCCCTCGGCGCCTTCTCGGTCACCAAAGAGACCGACGGCACCCACTCCACGTCATCCTCGTCGTCGATCTTCGGCATGCCGGCCGCCACCCAGGGCGTGCCGCAGGGGCAGAGCTTCGCTTCGGTTCTCGGCGACATGGCAAGCGACGCCATCGGCGCCATGAAGAAGGCCGAAGGCATGTCACTCGACGGCATTCGCGGCCAGGCAAACACCCGTGAGGTCGTCGATGCGGTGATGAGCGCCGAACAGTCGCTGCAGACCGCGATCGCGATCCGCGACAAGGTGGTCACCGCCTACCTCGAAATCGCGCGCATGCAGATCTGAAGGAACGAGACATGAAGGCCCTTTCCATTGCCGCCACCGGCATGAACGCCCAGCAGCTGAACCTCGAAGTCATCGCGAACAACATCGCGAACATCAACACGACGGGTTACAAGCGCGCGCGCGCCGAGTTCTCCGATCTGCTTTATCAAACCGAACGCGCCCAGGGCGTGCCGAACCGCTCCAACCAGGCGATCGTTCCGGAAGGCGCGATCATCGGTCTCGGCGTGCAGACGGCGGCCGTACGTAACCTTCACATCCAGGGCAGCATGGTTTCGACCGGCAACGAGTACGACCTGGCGCTGATCGGTCGTGGCTGGTTCCAGGTCGAGACGCCCGATGGCGAGACAGTCTATACCCGTGCCGGCGCCTTCAACAAGAATGCGCAAGGCCAGCTCGTGACGATCGACGGCT from Ensifer adhaerens includes the following:
- the motA gene encoding flagellar motor stator protein MotA translates to MNIIIGLLVTFGCILGGYLAMGGHMEVLNQPFELLIIGGAGVGGFIMANSMKVVKDTGKALGEAFRHKVPKEREYLDTLGVLYSLMRDLRTKSRNEIESHIDNPEESSIFQSAPTVLKNKELTAFICDYVRLIIIGNARSHEIEALMDEEIQTITHDKMKCYHALNTMGDAFPAIGIVAAVLGVIKAMGAISEAPEVLGAKIAAALVGTLLGVFLSYSIVAPLVANVKSVREKQNRLYIIVKQTLLAYMNGSVPQVALEYGRKTISAYERPSIDAVEQEMMNPGGGGESKAA
- a CDS encoding DUF1217 domain-containing protein; translated protein: MTTTYTSYKLITADLTKSLARVAEQPDVARETAYYLSKIGDVKTIDDFFADTRLYNYAMKAHGLEDMAYAKAFMRKVLTEGVDNEDAFANKLTDNRYKQLVESLNFAAHGAAATSFDRAQKGVAEKYTRQTLEQDAGEENAGVRLALYFSRMAPTINSGYAIIADEAIAQVVRTALQLPDEFAATNVDRQAETYEQALDFKDFQDPTKVAEFLDRFTALWETKNSTDGYDPLAVFGSSSGYGISSDLLLSINSLKLGGN
- the flgF gene encoding flagellar basal-body rod protein FlgF; amino-acid sequence: MQTGLYVAISSQMALEKRLNTLADNIANANTVGFRGTEVKFNEMLGDTKPTKVAYVNKGEEFLNTSNGSLTRTGSALDFAVKGDAWFQIETPAGPALTRDGRFTLTDTGELVTIRGYPVLDAGGAPIQLNGNGGDITVGADGALHQNGVAVASLGLYEADFSKGFIRLDNSAVQPAAQVEPVVDRFDVGVMQGFLEESNVNAIQEMSQLIMVTRAFDNITALLRDSEGSLEEAVKTLGGSR
- the fliI gene encoding flagellar protein export ATPase FliI, translated to MQSEGQKTSTGSTSLAALAGLVERYAKPEFSIAPGGHVQTISPGHYTVTGLSRHVRLGDFVAHKSVTGTHLGEVVRVEPERVVVCPIEPGDPIGIHDTVIRKGAFRVAPTDQWCGRAINALGEPIDGLGPLQQGDVRRSITNTAPPSMTRKRVEKGFLTGVRAIDIFSPLCLGQRLGIFAGSGVGKSTLLSMLARADAFDKVVIALVGERGREVREFIEDTLGDNLAKSVAVVATSDESPMLRKMAPLTAVTIAEHYRDNGDNVLLIVDSVTRFAHAIREVATASGEPPIARGYPASVFTELPRLLERAGPGTEGAGTITAIISILVDGDNHNDPVADSTRGILDGHIVLERSLAEEGRYPPINPLASISRLARKAWTPDQEKLVSRLKALIHRFEETRDLRLIGGYRPGGDPDLDMAIKQVPVIYEVLTQTAGERPAQDAFSDLANALKAAAMGNQPGARAR
- the flgB gene encoding flagellar basal body rod protein FlgB — its product is MQPIQLFELASRQAQWLTVRQNVVAGNIANANTPHYKAKDVKPFESVLQDAGIQMAATNKMHFTDGLAASQVAEVGMVDGVQIQQSGNSVAIEQEMMKTGEIKRDYELSAGLVKAFHRMMLMAVRK
- the flgC gene encoding flagellar basal body rod protein FlgC; the protein is MDPLTSALKVSASGLQAESTRLRIVSENIANARSTGDTPGADPYRRKTISFAAEVDRASGASLVEIERQGTDDSDFNIEFDPGNPAANEKGMVKLPNVNILVEMADMREANRAYEANLQTIKQSRDLISQTIDLLRASQ
- a CDS encoding flagellar hook-basal body complex protein FliE, coding for MIDAVKSLGAFSVTKETDGTHSTSSSSSIFGMPAATQGVPQGQSFASVLGDMASDAIGAMKKAEGMSLDGIRGQANTREVVDAVMSAEQSLQTAIAIRDKVVTAYLEIARMQI
- the flgG gene encoding flagellar basal-body rod protein FlgG translates to MKALSIAATGMNAQQLNLEVIANNIANINTTGYKRARAEFSDLLYQTERAQGVPNRSNQAIVPEGAIIGLGVQTAAVRNLHIQGSMVSTGNEYDLALIGRGWFQVETPDGETVYTRAGAFNKNAQGQLVTIDGYTVVPGITVPQDATDIVFTSSGQVMVRIGNDPAMQEIGQLTIANFVNEAGLEPQGENLFKQTPASGDAIVGTPADPGFAQIKQKYLEASNVDPVKEITDLISAQRAYEMNSKIIQAADEMAATVSKNLR